The following is a genomic window from Amycolatopsis cihanbeyliensis.
ACCACCCACGTGAACAACATCCTCGGCAAGCTCGCCCTCACCTCACGCGCCCACCTCGCCGCCTGGGTAACCGACCGAAGGTAACCAGCGCCTGGACATGGTTTTGGGGCGCCCCGGAAGGGACGCCCCAAACCGTTGTCGCCGACCGTCGCGGATCTACCTACTTGATCTCGACGGTGCCGAGCGTCCCGTCCTGGTCCGGCGGGTCGAAGGTGAGCTCGTTGTCGAACTCGCCGAGCGCGCCATCCGTCGCCAGGTGCGCGCTGACGTCCGGGTCGAGCGCGATCTCGGCCGGGCCTGCCGGCACGCCGCCCGGGACCTGGAACTCCACCGTGCCGTCGGCCTCGAACGTGAACGGCCCCTCCGCGGGCATCTCCAGCGGCACGATGGTCAGCGCGACCGGAATCTGGACCGACTGCCCGTCGCTCACGGTGACGGTGATCGAGGCCTTGATGTCGCCGGAGACGTTCTTCGTGCCGACGAGGCGCAAGCCGTCGCCCGCGTTCTGACCGGCGTCCACATCGATATGCACCGGCGCGGTCACGGTCTCGCCGCGGGTGGCCGACGCCGGGATGTCCGTCTCCACGTGGACGGCCACCTGCTGCTCGCCGATGATCGGGAAGCTCCCCTTGTAGGTGAAGTCCTTCTCGACCGGATCGGCGTTCGCCATGCCGGCACCGAAGACGCCCAACGTGGCCGCCGCGACGGCGGCGAGGATCCCCGTCTTCGCCGCTCGCCTACCGGTCTTCCTTAGCATAGGTGTTGTCACTTCCAGTTCCTTCCTCGATGAATGAACACAGGAGCAGACAAACAATCGACGGGAACCAGGTCCCGGGATCTGCCGGTGTCAGCGTAGTTTGAAATTGACCTGCCGCACAAGGATTATTCGGGTTCTTGTCAATCGGTGATGTATTCGCCGTCGTGCCGGTCTCATCCGGCTGACAAGTCAGAACAGGTTGGCTGACAGAAAGGCCACGTTTTGTCGGTGTTGCTGTGACAAGAAAGCGGTAATGGTGGACAAGCCGGAACGGTCCGAAGGCGTAGCTGCTGATCACGCCCCCCAGTTGAGCTGGGAAAACTATGGTGAGGAAGGGGTCATACATACCCCAATACGTAGTTCTACGGATGTCCGTCAACCGACCGAAGGCGCATCATAGGTTCCCCTGCGAGCAAGGAAGCGGAGAACGGAAATACGGGTATTGGTAGTTCCGTCGTGCTGGCCGCGGACATGGCGTAAATGACCATCCGGCGGGCAGGAGCCACGGCGGCAACCCCGCTAGATAACCTTACGTCTCTCATGATGGAGAATGGTCATGTCAATTTCGGTTCGACGTGGGCTTACCGCCGTACTGACGTCGGTGACCGTCACGGTGGCGCTGGTTGCCGGGGCGCCCGCGGCAGGCGCCGACGAGGCGTTCTACACTCCACCGTCGCCGCTGCCGGCCGGGCAGGACGGTGATGTGATCAAGTCGCAGCCGTCGTTCATCCTCGGTTCGAAGGCGACCCGGATCATGTATCTGAGTCGGGACTCGAAGGGTGAGGCGATTCCGGTGACCGGCACGGTGATGGTGCCGGACAGGGCGTGGACCGGGGGTGGCCCGAGGCCGATCGTGGCCTACGCGCCGTTCACCGCGGGTCTTGGTGACAAGTGTGCGCCGTCCAAGACCATGGCGGGCGAGGGGGAGGGCGACGCCTCCTCGCTGTTCCAGAGTGGGTTTGTCAACGCCTTGCTGGAGAAGGGGATCGCGGTAGCGCAGACCGATTACGAGGGTCTGGGGACTCCTGGGGACCACACCTATGTGATGCGGGGGGCTCAGGCGCACGCGGTGCTTGATGTGATCCGCGCGGCGCAGCGGTTGCCGGACACCGGTCTGCCCGCGGATGGGCCGGTAGGGATCACGGGGTACTCGCAGGGTGGTGGTGGCTCGGCCGCGGCGGTCGAGTTGGCCCCGAGCTACGCACCCGAGCTCGATATCCGGGGCGCCTATGTCGGCGCGGCACCGGCGGACCTGGCCGTGTTGGCCAAGTCGTTGGACGGTTCGTATGCCGTGGCGTTCCTGGGCTTCGCGCTGGTGGGGTTGAACACCGCGTACCCGGAGACGGAGATTCTGACCAAGCTTGCCAACGAGAAGGGCAAGGAGCTGTACAACACCGCAAGGGACATCTGCACGATGGAGGCGCTGCTCAGGTACCCGTTCTCGCGGACGCGCGACTTCACCAGGGACGGGCGGCCGGTGTCGGCGTATCTCGACGAGGAGCCGTTCAGGTCCATCATGGCGGAGGTGAAGATCGGTAACCGGAAGCCGGAAGCCCCGGTACTGGTCGAGCACGCCTCGAACGACGACATCGTGCCCTACGGCCAGGGTAGGCAGATGGCCGAGGACTGGTGTGGCAAGGGCGCCACCGTGCAGTTCGAAGACCTGCCGGCCACTCCCGCTTTCGCGCACGTCGGAGCGCTTCCGGCGGCCATGGACAACTCCGCGAACTGGCTGGCCGACCGGCTGTCCGGCAAGCCCGCGACCGACAACTGCGGGCAGTTCTGACACACGGACCGTGCGGTGGTGCCGGGCACCAGCATTCCCTGCCCGGCCCGGCGCCACCACGCGGTGCTGTTCGCCGCCTCCGCGGTGACGATCGAACGACGCTCCCCGCCCGCTGGTGGCGGTGGGTGCCGACCTGGCCGGTGTACGCGCTGTCCGTGCCACTGATGATCTACCGCGCGCTGCCGGTACGCCCGGCGACCGCGGACTGCCCGGAGCGTACGGCCCGGAACGCGGATACTGGTACACCGGCCACCCGCCGGACAGCACCACACAGGTGCTCTACGTCGGTGGCGAGGCGGCCTGGTTGCGCCAGTTCTTCGGTGAGGTCAGCCAGGTGTCCACCGTGCGGCTGGAGCTGGACCGGTTCGTATTGACGCAGTACGCGAATATCGATGGCACGGTCAGAGTCGGCGACACCATGCAAGCCTACGGTTGGGGCAGGACCAGAACGGAAACATGCAGACCCGGTTGAAGGTGGCGAACGTGAAGGTGACCTCCGCATCCGGCGGGAGGGTCCGCGCCGATCGCATCGGCGGCATGCTCGGCCGCGGCGATTCGGGAGGCCCTGCCATGGTTAACGGTAAGCAGGTCGGGGTGAACGTCGCGGTCGCAGGGGGCAGCTCGCTCCATGACCACATCGGCACTTGTCGCGGCTGGATCAGGTCGACATCCGGCGTGTAACGGTCCGGTCAGGACCTCGTGGGCAGCAGAGCCCTGAGCAGGTCGAGTACGGTCGAAGGATCGTCGAGACGGCGCTTGTCGAGGCGGGACCGGGGCATGCGGACGAGCTCGAGGGTGGCGTCGGTGAACGCGATGGCCTGACGTCGGATGACCGCGGTATCGACGAAGCGCATCGTCGGCATGCCGGCATTGAGCAGGTAGGTCGGCCCGCTGATGTACTGCAACGACGGCAGGCCGGCGGTGCGCCAGAGCGGTTCACCGTCGCCGGGCCACCAGAATCCGCTCGGCGAGGAGAGCGTGGGGTCGGGCTTGAACGGCCGCAGCACACGGTTGTCGCCGATCCGCTGACGGT
Proteins encoded in this region:
- a CDS encoding DUF6801 domain-containing protein, with product MLRKTGRRAAKTGILAAVAAATLGVFGAGMANADPVEKDFTYKGSFPIIGEQQVAVHVETDIPASATRGETVTAPVHIDVDAGQNAGDGLRLVGTKNVSGDIKASITVTVSDGQSVQIPVALTIVPLEMPAEGPFTFEADGTVEFQVPGGVPAGPAEIALDPDVSAHLATDGALGEFDNELTFDPPDQDGTLGTVEIK
- a CDS encoding lipase family protein, with protein sequence MSISVRRGLTAVLTSVTVTVALVAGAPAAGADEAFYTPPSPLPAGQDGDVIKSQPSFILGSKATRIMYLSRDSKGEAIPVTGTVMVPDRAWTGGGPRPIVAYAPFTAGLGDKCAPSKTMAGEGEGDASSLFQSGFVNALLEKGIAVAQTDYEGLGTPGDHTYVMRGAQAHAVLDVIRAAQRLPDTGLPADGPVGITGYSQGGGGSAAAVELAPSYAPELDIRGAYVGAAPADLAVLAKSLDGSYAVAFLGFALVGLNTAYPETEILTKLANEKGKELYNTARDICTMEALLRYPFSRTRDFTRDGRPVSAYLDEEPFRSIMAEVKIGNRKPEAPVLVEHASNDDIVPYGQGRQMAEDWCGKGATVQFEDLPATPAFAHVGALPAAMDNSANWLADRLSGKPATDNCGQF